The following are encoded together in the Nocardia sp. XZ_19_385 genome:
- a CDS encoding cation:proton antiporter, producing MTTTALALVELGAVLFALGMLGRVAVHFGMSPIPLYLLGGLVFGHGGFIELHAAIEFGHVAGEIGVVLLLLLLGLEYTAAELVTGLRRSWAAGLFDLVANATPGVVVALLLGWGAIGAVTMGGVTYISSSGIIAKVLNDLGRLGNRETPVVLSILVFEDLAMAVYLPILTTMLAGLSLLAGMKALAIALVTVTLVLVIALRYGRYVSALLESPDNEVFLLKLVGAALLVAGAASSLNVSAAVGAFLLGIAISGATAHQAAKLLEPLRDLFAAMFFVAFGLTTDPTAIPPVLGWAIALALITVATKVATGWWAASRQGIARMGRARAGAALVARGEFSIVIAGLAVGMTVVGKELAALASAYVLLMAMLGPVAARVVEPVVTFGMRRRRPAAD from the coding sequence GTGACGACTACCGCGCTCGCGCTGGTAGAACTCGGAGCGGTGCTGTTCGCCCTGGGCATGCTGGGGCGGGTGGCGGTCCACTTCGGGATGTCACCGATCCCGCTGTATCTGCTGGGCGGGCTGGTTTTCGGGCACGGCGGGTTCATCGAACTGCACGCGGCCATCGAATTCGGCCATGTGGCAGGCGAAATCGGCGTGGTGCTGCTGCTGTTGCTCCTCGGCTTGGAATACACCGCGGCGGAACTGGTGACCGGTTTGCGCCGGTCCTGGGCGGCGGGCTTGTTCGATCTCGTCGCCAATGCCACACCGGGCGTGGTGGTCGCGTTGTTGCTCGGGTGGGGCGCGATCGGCGCGGTCACCATGGGCGGGGTCACCTACATCTCGTCCTCCGGGATCATCGCGAAGGTGCTCAACGACCTCGGACGCCTGGGTAACCGGGAAACGCCGGTGGTGCTGTCCATCCTGGTGTTCGAGGATCTGGCGATGGCGGTGTATCTGCCGATCCTCACCACGATGCTGGCCGGACTGAGCCTGCTGGCCGGAATGAAGGCGCTCGCCATCGCATTGGTCACGGTGACCCTGGTGCTCGTAATCGCGCTGCGCTACGGCCGCTACGTCTCGGCGCTGCTGGAAAGTCCCGACAACGAGGTGTTCCTGCTCAAGCTGGTCGGGGCAGCGCTGCTGGTGGCGGGCGCGGCGTCCTCGCTGAACGTGTCCGCGGCGGTGGGCGCGTTCCTGCTCGGCATCGCGATCTCCGGGGCGACCGCGCATCAGGCCGCGAAACTCCTGGAGCCACTGCGCGATCTGTTCGCCGCCATGTTCTTCGTCGCTTTCGGGCTGACCACCGATCCGACCGCGATCCCGCCGGTACTCGGCTGGGCGATCGCGCTGGCATTGATCACCGTCGCGACGAAGGTGGCGACCGGCTGGTGGGCGGCGAGCCGGCAGGGGATCGCCCGGATGGGGCGGGCTCGCGCCGGCGCCGCACTGGTCGCGCGCGGCGAATTCTCCATTGTCATCGCGGGATTGGCGGTCGGGATGACCGTCGTCGGCAAAGAGCTGGCCGCGCTGGCTTCGGCCTATGTGCTGCTGATGGCGATGCTCGGGCCGGTGGCGGCGCGGGTGGTCGAACCGGTCGTCACGTTCGGGATGCGCCGGCGGCGGCCCGCGGCGGATTAG
- a CDS encoding cation:proton antiporter regulatory subunit, protein MNIDVTALPGIGVRKDFQARSGRRIGVVDHRDGGIDLIVSKLSDPDACAAQVPLSTDEAAVLANLLGAPQLVAQLQEDHRDMPGITTRQLPIDEDSPYAERTLGETGMRTRTKVSIVAVMRAGQLVPSPGPDFTFTADDVLVVVGTPDGLDAAAKILSHG, encoded by the coding sequence GTGAACATCGATGTCACCGCCCTCCCGGGTATCGGGGTACGCAAGGATTTCCAGGCGCGTTCCGGGCGCCGCATCGGTGTGGTCGACCACCGTGACGGTGGCATCGATCTGATCGTCTCCAAACTCTCCGACCCGGACGCTTGCGCGGCCCAGGTCCCGCTGAGCACCGACGAGGCGGCGGTGCTGGCCAACCTGCTCGGCGCACCGCAACTGGTGGCGCAGCTGCAGGAAGATCATCGGGATATGCCCGGCATCACCACCCGTCAGCTGCCGATCGACGAGGACTCGCCGTACGCGGAACGCACCCTCGGCGAGACCGGGATGCGCACCCGCACCAAGGTGTCCATCGTCGCGGTGATGCGCGCCGGGCAGCTGGTGCCCTCGCCGGGCCCGGATTTCACCTTCACCGCAGACGATGTGCTGGTAGTCGTCGGCACCCCCGACGGCCTGGACGCGGCCGCGAAGATTCTCTCGCACGGTTGA
- a CDS encoding GAP family protein, with protein MILIPALIGLALVDSTSIGTLVLPIWLLMAPERPPVRRMLAYLAAITVFYFLVGVALLTVVGSALDRFGDLARSPIVLVPQLVLGVALFAVSWRFDSKKRRERGEPDRTAAWRTRALNSQSTSTGLAVLAVSAGTLELFTMLPYLAAIGLLVSSDLSTVTSIALLAGYCVVMVAPALVLIAARKLLHAKIEPLLVRIDAFLSKHADSATGWALGIAGFLLVRGAVPGLFGN; from the coding sequence GTGATACTGATACCGGCCCTGATCGGTCTGGCCCTGGTGGACTCGACCAGCATCGGCACCCTGGTCCTGCCGATCTGGCTGCTGATGGCCCCGGAACGCCCACCCGTCCGGCGCATGCTCGCCTACCTCGCGGCGATCACCGTCTTCTATTTCCTGGTCGGCGTGGCATTGCTGACCGTTGTCGGCTCGGCGCTGGACCGCTTCGGCGACCTGGCCCGCAGCCCGATCGTGCTGGTCCCGCAGCTGGTGCTCGGCGTAGCGCTGTTCGCGGTGTCCTGGCGGTTCGACTCCAAGAAGCGCCGCGAGCGCGGCGAACCCGACCGCACCGCGGCCTGGCGCACCCGCGCCCTGAACTCGCAATCCACCAGCACCGGCTTGGCGGTGCTCGCGGTGAGCGCGGGCACCCTGGAACTGTTCACGATGCTGCCGTACCTGGCCGCGATCGGCCTGCTGGTCTCGAGCGACCTGTCCACGGTGACCTCGATCGCGCTGCTCGCCGGCTACTGCGTGGTCATGGTGGCGCCGGCGCTGGTGCTCATCGCCGCGCGAAAGCTGTTGCACGCCAAGATCGAACCGCTGCTGGTTCGCATCGACGCGTTCCTGTCCAAGCATGCCGACAGCGCGACCGGATGGGCCTTGGGGATCGCGGGCTTCCTGCTGGTGCGCGGCGCCGTTCCCGGGTTGTTCGGAAACTGA
- a CDS encoding histidine kinase, translating to MKQWHALSATAQDVLIALFLFSLGTVFYLSGLYPMARVSTESGLAVRFTILGALCGAAVLRRRMPGIALVAGVVPLVADTMLGSTVPVWLVYSDLIYAAVLYGSRTISKVTAVASAVMSLAIAVAVWIGVGDWHAFAIAIAAAFAFVGTPVWWGLQVRQHKEIAAAEHTRAEAMTLVAELDRRAAIADERKTMARDLHDVIAGHLSAIAIQSEAALGVLSKSDIDPKVTGILASIRSNSVSALHEMRTMIGLLRDDGADEDIAAPRKLAQLPILVDAARAAGISVRVQDSLNGTLLPSAVDQAAYRIIQEALTNAMKHAPGQPVYIDVREQEASLVVTVRNPTTGSRPEESFEASAQRGLMNMRERAAALGGTFTAEPADGRWEVLARLPISAT from the coding sequence GTGAAGCAGTGGCACGCGTTGTCGGCGACGGCACAGGACGTGTTGATCGCGCTGTTCCTGTTCAGCCTCGGCACGGTGTTCTATTTGTCCGGGCTCTACCCGATGGCCCGGGTGAGCACCGAGTCGGGGCTGGCGGTCCGTTTCACCATTCTCGGTGCGCTGTGCGGAGCTGCCGTGCTGCGACGGCGCATGCCGGGGATCGCACTGGTGGCCGGTGTCGTCCCGCTGGTCGCCGACACGATGCTCGGGTCGACCGTGCCGGTCTGGCTGGTCTATTCGGACCTGATCTACGCGGCGGTTCTCTACGGGTCGCGCACCATCTCCAAGGTGACCGCGGTGGCGAGCGCGGTTATGTCCCTGGCGATCGCGGTGGCGGTCTGGATCGGGGTCGGCGACTGGCATGCCTTCGCCATCGCCATCGCCGCGGCATTCGCCTTCGTCGGAACGCCGGTCTGGTGGGGTTTGCAGGTCCGCCAGCACAAGGAGATCGCCGCCGCCGAACACACCCGCGCCGAGGCCATGACGCTCGTCGCCGAACTGGACCGCCGCGCCGCCATCGCCGACGAACGCAAAACCATGGCCCGCGACCTGCACGACGTCATCGCCGGCCACCTTTCGGCCATCGCCATCCAATCCGAAGCCGCCCTGGGCGTCCTGAGCAAATCCGATATCGACCCGAAGGTCACCGGGATCCTCGCCTCGATCCGCTCCAACAGCGTCAGCGCCCTGCACGAAATGCGCACCATGATCGGCCTGCTCCGCGACGACGGCGCCGACGAGGACATCGCCGCACCCCGCAAACTCGCCCAGCTCCCCATCCTGGTCGACGCCGCCCGGGCCGCCGGAATCAGTGTGCGCGTCCAGGATTCACTGAACGGAACCCTGCTGCCGAGCGCGGTCGACCAGGCCGCCTACCGCATCATCCAGGAGGCGCTGACCAACGCCATGAAACACGCGCCCGGCCAGCCGGTGTACATCGACGTCCGCGAGCAGGAGGCGAGCCTCGTTGTGACAGTCCGCAATCCGACCACCGGCAGCCGCCCCGAGGAGTCTTTCGAGGCCTCCGCCCAGCGCGGGTTGATGAACATGCGCGAACGAGCGGCGGCCCTGGGTGGCACGTTCACCGCCGAGCCCGCAGACGGGCGCTGGGAAGTCCTTGCCAGGCTGCCTATTTCAGCAACCTGA
- a CDS encoding DUF6653 family protein: protein MKTSDRGFARVRSAVFARHSNPWSAWSRWATAPLLLVPVWKRSWPHAAVVGAWFAVNPVLFPAPAHQRSWATKAILGEELWVVDRPKDVALAVDAAAAGAGMIALLGAWHRRPVPAGAGIGALMLLLLGYWELMARYYETHSQSQSGMTRRGDRDDPVRFDGLGT, encoded by the coding sequence ATGAAGACCTCTGACAGGGGGTTCGCCCGAGTTCGCAGCGCGGTGTTCGCCCGGCATTCGAACCCTTGGAGCGCGTGGTCCCGTTGGGCGACAGCGCCCTTGCTCCTGGTTCCGGTCTGGAAAAGGAGCTGGCCACACGCGGCCGTCGTCGGCGCGTGGTTCGCCGTGAACCCGGTGCTCTTCCCCGCACCTGCCCACCAACGATCCTGGGCGACGAAAGCCATACTCGGAGAGGAACTGTGGGTTGTCGACCGCCCCAAAGATGTGGCCTTGGCCGTGGACGCCGCGGCAGCCGGTGCGGGGATGATCGCGTTACTCGGGGCGTGGCATCGCCGTCCGGTGCCCGCGGGCGCAGGCATCGGCGCGCTGATGCTGCTGTTGCTCGGATACTGGGAGCTCATGGCCCGGTACTACGAAACGCACTCGCAGTCGCAGTCAGGGATGACTCGTCGAGGCGATCGCGACGACCCGGTCAGATTCGACG